The Agarilytica rhodophyticola genome has a window encoding:
- a CDS encoding alpha-amylase family glycosyl hydrolase codes for MKLWIYALSALLCIACSSKAPITVTPQEKDSQPFLWENATIYFLLTDRFNNGDASNDHPVAKTESAVLRGYEGGDIKGITQKIKEGYFTDLGVNAIWLTPHVEQISGATDEGTGKTYAYHGYWAADWTQVDPNIGTMKDMQEFVDTAHKNGIRVLLDVVINHTGPVTSADPVWPKEWVRTDPKCEFASIKTTVECTLVENLPDIKTESDDDVALPSSLEKKWKEEGRYEAEMQELDTFFANTQLPRAPRYYLMKWHLDWVRELGVDGFRIDTAKHTEASIWAELNKLAQQEFETWKRNHPEKKMNDDPFYMMGEVYHYTIESGQQFNMSATEQVNFYQNGFDSLINFSLRSAAEQDYDTIFSRYSNILHGGALDKYSVVNYISSHDDAHPLDPSRSQPFESAIKLLLSPGASQIYYGDESARDLIYPGANGDANLRSYMNWDELNNNAKKNGYQVKEVWSHWSKLGQFRKAHPAVGAGIHKKLSDQPYVFSRTLSHKKLNDRVVVAIDLEKGKTQQTINVKGIFKDGTKLKDYYSNTYTRVLNGEALVNTSSTIVLLGEH; via the coding sequence ATGAAATTATGGATCTATGCCCTGTCTGCACTTTTATGCATTGCATGCAGTAGTAAGGCCCCTATTACTGTAACGCCGCAAGAAAAAGACTCACAGCCTTTCCTATGGGAAAACGCCACTATTTATTTTCTCTTAACCGATAGGTTTAACAATGGTGATGCTAGTAATGACCATCCCGTAGCCAAAACTGAAAGTGCAGTTTTACGCGGTTATGAAGGCGGCGATATCAAAGGCATTACTCAGAAAATTAAAGAGGGGTATTTTACTGACTTAGGAGTTAATGCTATATGGCTGACGCCACATGTCGAACAAATAAGCGGTGCTACTGACGAGGGTACAGGCAAAACCTATGCGTACCATGGTTATTGGGCGGCAGACTGGACACAGGTTGATCCTAATATTGGCACTATGAAAGACATGCAGGAATTCGTCGACACGGCTCATAAAAACGGTATCAGAGTTTTACTCGATGTGGTGATTAATCATACCGGCCCAGTCACATCAGCAGATCCTGTATGGCCTAAGGAATGGGTACGAACCGACCCGAAATGTGAATTTGCGTCGATAAAGACGACGGTTGAATGCACTCTGGTTGAAAACTTACCCGATATCAAAACCGAGAGCGACGATGATGTAGCCTTGCCCTCAAGTTTAGAGAAAAAATGGAAAGAAGAAGGGCGCTATGAAGCAGAAATGCAGGAATTAGACACTTTTTTTGCTAACACACAGCTACCGCGTGCACCTCGCTATTACCTTATGAAATGGCACTTAGACTGGGTAAGGGAATTGGGAGTAGATGGTTTTCGCATTGATACAGCCAAACATACCGAAGCGTCTATATGGGCGGAGCTAAACAAACTTGCGCAGCAAGAGTTTGAGACTTGGAAGCGCAATCATCCCGAAAAAAAAATGAATGATGATCCATTTTATATGATGGGTGAGGTATATCACTATACGATTGAATCTGGCCAACAATTTAATATGTCAGCCACAGAACAAGTTAATTTCTACCAAAATGGATTCGATAGTCTGATTAATTTTTCCTTAAGGAGTGCCGCTGAGCAAGACTACGACACCATATTTAGCCGTTACAGTAATATTCTTCACGGCGGAGCACTAGATAAATACTCTGTGGTGAATTACATCAGCAGTCATGATGATGCTCATCCTCTCGACCCAAGTCGCTCGCAGCCTTTTGAGTCGGCAATCAAGTTGCTGTTAAGTCCTGGAGCTAGCCAGATATATTACGGAGATGAAAGTGCGCGGGATTTAATCTATCCAGGTGCAAATGGTGATGCAAATTTGCGTAGCTATATGAATTGGGATGAATTAAATAACAACGCTAAGAAAAATGGCTACCAGGTTAAAGAGGTTTGGTCACATTGGAGTAAGTTAGGACAGTTTCGCAAAGCTCATCCCGCTGTGGGAGCGGGCATTCACAAAAAACTAAGTGATCAACCCTATGTATTTTCTCGCACACTTAGCCATAAAAAACTAAACGATCGCGTCGTTGTTGCTATCGACTTAGAAAAAGGCAAAACGCAGCAGACCATTAACGTAAAAGGCATATTTAAAGACGGTACCAAGCTTAAAGATTATTACTCTAATACCTACACAAGAGTGTTAAACGGAGAGGCTTTAGTTAATACATCCAGCACAATTGTACTTTTGGGTGAACATTAA
- a CDS encoding CTP synthase: MTRYIFVTGGVVSSLGKGIASASLAAVLESRGLKVTILKLDPYINVDPGTMSPFQHGEVFVTEDGAETDLDLGHYERFIRTKMTRSNNFTTGRVYETVLRKERRGDYLGGTVQVIPHITDEIKRRILSGAKEADVAIVEIGGTVGDIESQPFLEAVRQLKVELGSQRALLMHLTLVPYIATAGETKTKPTQHSVKELRSIGLQADILLCRSEKEIDVDSRRKISLFTNVEERAVVPLADAKTIYAIPELLKSHNLDQIVLEKFGIEADEANLSEWHAVVENELNPEQEITIAMVGKYMELLDAYKSLNEALKHAGIHTRTKVNINYINAEDVEEQGTSILDGVDGILVPGGFGERGLEGKLSAVQFARENKIPYLGICLGMQTAVIEFARNVMHLDKANSTEFDRKTPDPVIALIAEWTGSDGSIEVRDETADLGGTMRLGAQECHLEKDSKVAEIYGKNVIVERHRHRYEVNDAYVDRMRKAGLKIGGWSSDDTLVEVIEYADHPWFVACQFHPEFTSTPRDGHPLFSSYISAAIAQSKKS, encoded by the coding sequence ATGACGCGTTATATTTTCGTTACAGGTGGCGTAGTTTCTTCTTTGGGTAAAGGAATTGCATCGGCATCGCTTGCAGCGGTGCTTGAATCTCGTGGTTTAAAAGTAACCATTTTGAAGTTGGATCCATATATTAATGTTGATCCGGGAACCATGAGCCCCTTTCAGCATGGCGAAGTGTTTGTCACTGAAGATGGTGCTGAAACTGACTTAGATCTCGGTCACTACGAGCGTTTTATACGCACAAAGATGACACGTAGTAATAACTTCACCACAGGTCGCGTTTATGAAACTGTTTTGCGTAAAGAGCGTCGTGGTGATTATCTTGGTGGCACTGTACAGGTTATTCCCCACATAACCGATGAGATAAAACGCCGCATTTTAAGTGGTGCTAAAGAAGCTGATGTGGCCATTGTTGAGATTGGCGGTACCGTAGGTGATATTGAGTCTCAGCCGTTCTTAGAAGCTGTTAGACAATTGAAAGTGGAATTGGGTAGCCAGCGGGCCTTATTGATGCACTTGACTCTGGTGCCCTACATCGCCACTGCCGGCGAGACTAAAACTAAGCCGACCCAGCACTCCGTGAAAGAGCTTCGCTCTATTGGCTTACAGGCTGACATCTTGCTGTGTCGTTCAGAGAAAGAAATTGATGTGGATTCACGACGCAAAATCTCTCTGTTTACCAATGTGGAAGAGCGCGCTGTTGTGCCATTAGCGGACGCTAAAACAATTTATGCTATTCCTGAGTTGCTAAAAAGTCATAACCTCGATCAAATTGTTCTTGAGAAGTTCGGTATAGAAGCCGATGAAGCAAACCTTAGTGAGTGGCATGCTGTAGTTGAAAACGAACTCAATCCCGAGCAAGAAATTACCATCGCGATGGTAGGTAAGTACATGGAATTGCTCGATGCTTATAAGTCTCTCAATGAAGCCCTCAAGCATGCTGGCATTCATACTCGCACTAAGGTCAATATTAACTATATCAATGCTGAAGATGTGGAGGAGCAGGGAACTTCAATCCTTGATGGTGTTGACGGAATTTTAGTGCCAGGTGGCTTCGGCGAACGAGGCTTGGAAGGGAAGCTAAGTGCCGTGCAATTTGCTCGTGAAAACAAAATCCCTTATTTGGGTATTTGCCTGGGTATGCAAACAGCGGTTATTGAATTTGCGCGCAATGTTATGCATTTAGATAAGGCAAATAGCACGGAATTTGATCGCAAAACGCCGGATCCTGTCATTGCCTTGATTGCTGAGTGGACTGGTAGCGACGGTAGTATTGAAGTGCGCGACGAAACCGCAGATTTAGGCGGCACTATGCGTTTAGGTGCACAAGAATGCCATTTAGAAAAGGATTCAAAAGTTGCTGAAATTTATGGTAAGAATGTGATCGTGGAACGTCATCGCCATCGCTATGAGGTGAATGATGCTTATGTAGACCGTATGCGTAAAGCCGGCTTGAAAATAGGAGGCTGGTCTTCTGATGATACTCTTGTTGAGGTAATAGAATACGCAGATCACCCTTGGTTTGTCGCATGTCAATTTCATCCAGAGTTCACTTCCACGCCGCGTGATGGCCACCCGTTGTTCTCCAGCTATATCAGCGCTGCTATTGCTCAAAGCAAGAAGTCTTAA
- the kdsA gene encoding 3-deoxy-8-phosphooctulonate synthase, translated as MQSKIIDIQSIPVANDKPLVLFGGMNVLESKDLALQVAEHYKKVTDKLSIPYVFKASFDKANRSSIHSYRGPGMEEGLKIFEAIKSEFDVPIITDVHEIHQAQPIAEVCDVIQLPAFLARQTDLVEAMAKTGAIINVKKPQFLSPGQMKNIVDKFIECGNAKVMLCERGTCMGYDNLVVDMLGFRTMKEVSGGLPLIFDATHALQCRDPLGAASGGRRHQTAELARAGIAVGLAGLFIEAHPNPDQAKCDGPSALPLDKLEPFLAQMKGVDDLIKNLPPLDIN; from the coding sequence TTGCAAAGTAAGATCATTGATATTCAAAGTATTCCAGTGGCTAACGACAAGCCTTTGGTGTTATTTGGCGGCATGAACGTGCTGGAGTCTAAAGACCTGGCCTTGCAGGTAGCTGAGCACTATAAGAAAGTAACAGACAAACTAAGCATCCCCTACGTTTTTAAAGCCTCCTTTGATAAAGCTAACCGCTCTTCAATACACTCCTATCGTGGCCCAGGTATGGAAGAAGGCTTGAAAATTTTTGAAGCCATTAAAAGTGAATTTGATGTGCCCATTATTACAGATGTCCATGAAATTCATCAGGCGCAGCCAATAGCAGAAGTGTGTGATGTAATTCAGCTACCGGCTTTCCTTGCCCGTCAGACAGATCTGGTTGAAGCTATGGCAAAAACAGGGGCAATTATTAATGTCAAAAAACCTCAGTTTTTAAGCCCTGGACAGATGAAGAACATCGTCGATAAGTTTATCGAGTGCGGTAACGCAAAGGTTATGCTGTGCGAGCGTGGTACATGCATGGGCTATGATAATTTAGTAGTTGATATGCTGGGCTTTCGCACTATGAAAGAAGTCAGCGGCGGGTTGCCTCTAATTTTTGATGCGACCCATGCATTACAATGTCGTGATCCGCTGGGCGCGGCCTCAGGCGGCCGGCGCCATCAAACAGCTGAGCTTGCTCGCGCAGGCATCGCTGTGGGACTTGCGGGGCTATTTATTGAGGCCCACCCCAATCCCGATCAAGCTAAATGCGATGGCCCTAGTGCTCTTCCCCTGGATAAGCTCGAGCCATTTTTAGCACAAATGAAAGGGGTTGATGATCTCATAAAAAATCTACCGCCATTAGATATTAATTAA
- the eno gene encoding phosphopyruvate hydratase, translated as MSKIADVRGFEVMDSRGNPTVMAEVVLDSGVIGSACAPSGASTGSREALELRDGDKARYLGKGVLKAVANVNDNIKPLLLGKDANEQRQLDTIMIDADGTENKSQFGANAILAVSLAAAKAAAADKKIPLYQHIAQVNGTEGKYTMPVPMMNIINGGEHADNNVDIQEFMIQPVAASTFSEALRMGAEVFHSLKKVLSGRGLNTAVGDEGGFAPDLPSNEAALAAIAEAVKNAGYELGKDITLALDCASSEFYKDGVYNMSGEGKTFSAPEFSDYLAELAGKYPILSIEDGMDESDWDGWADLTQKIGDKVQLVGDDLFVTNTKILQEGIDKKIANSILIKFNQIGSLSETLDAIKMAQAAGYTAVISHRSGETEDTTIADLAVATAAGQIKTGSLSRSDRIAKYNRLLRIEAELGENAAYRGRAEFK; from the coding sequence ATGAGTAAAATAGCGGATGTTAGAGGTTTTGAAGTGATGGACTCTCGCGGCAACCCCACAGTTATGGCTGAGGTTGTGCTTGATTCAGGTGTTATCGGCAGTGCATGTGCACCGTCAGGCGCATCTACCGGCTCACGTGAAGCCCTTGAACTTCGTGACGGTGATAAAGCACGTTATCTTGGCAAAGGTGTCTTGAAAGCGGTTGCCAATGTCAACGATAACATTAAGCCTTTATTGTTAGGTAAAGATGCCAACGAGCAGCGTCAACTCGATACTATTATGATCGATGCCGACGGCACAGAAAATAAGTCTCAGTTTGGTGCCAATGCTATTCTGGCTGTATCCTTGGCGGCTGCTAAAGCGGCAGCGGCAGATAAAAAGATCCCACTTTATCAGCACATCGCACAAGTTAATGGTACAGAAGGTAAGTACACCATGCCTGTGCCTATGATGAATATTATCAACGGCGGTGAACACGCAGATAACAATGTTGATATTCAAGAATTTATGATTCAGCCAGTTGCTGCCAGCACGTTTAGCGAAGCGTTGCGTATGGGAGCCGAAGTTTTTCATAGCCTGAAAAAAGTATTATCTGGCCGAGGATTAAATACGGCAGTTGGTGATGAAGGCGGATTTGCTCCAGACTTACCATCTAACGAAGCTGCACTTGCTGCTATTGCTGAAGCGGTAAAAAATGCTGGCTATGAATTAGGTAAAGATATTACGCTAGCTCTCGATTGTGCTTCATCTGAATTTTATAAAGATGGCGTGTACAATATGTCCGGTGAAGGTAAGACTTTCTCTGCACCAGAATTCTCCGATTACCTCGCGGAACTTGCCGGCAAATATCCGATTTTATCCATTGAAGATGGTATGGATGAGAGTGATTGGGATGGCTGGGCTGATTTAACCCAAAAGATTGGTGATAAAGTTCAACTTGTCGGTGACGATTTGTTTGTTACTAACACCAAAATTTTACAAGAAGGTATCGACAAAAAGATCGCCAACTCTATCTTGATTAAATTCAATCAAATTGGCTCTTTAAGTGAAACTCTCGATGCGATTAAAATGGCACAAGCTGCAGGTTATACCGCAGTGATTTCTCATCGTTCAGGGGAAACCGAAGATACCACCATCGCCGATTTAGCTGTGGCCACAGCTGCAGGTCAGATCAAAACGGGCTCCCTATCTCGCTCAGATCGTATTGCGAAATACAATAGACTGTTGCGTATCGAAGCAGAACTTGGTGAAAACGCTGCTTACCGTGGTCGTGCCGAATTTAAGTAG
- the ftsB gene encoding cell division protein FtsB: MKFLLVTLTLIVLGLQYRFWVGDGSLAHVVRLNDDIERQQAENDRLKERNRLLAAEVEALKSGTEGIEERARHQMGMIREGETFFLIVNESP; this comes from the coding sequence ATGAAGTTTTTGCTTGTTACGCTAACGCTGATCGTACTAGGACTACAATATCGTTTTTGGGTAGGCGATGGCAGTCTTGCGCATGTAGTACGATTGAATGATGACATTGAACGTCAACAAGCTGAAAACGATCGCCTGAAGGAGCGCAATCGTTTACTAGCGGCGGAAGTGGAAGCTTTAAAAAGCGGCACTGAAGGCATAGAAGAGCGCGCACGTCACCAAATGGGTATGATTAGAGAGGGCGAAACCTTTTTTCTAATCGTTAACGAAAGCCCCTGA
- a CDS encoding tetratricopeptide repeat protein: MLNYIKNNPTITSALDTLGRIASEVKNTLKDLIKSVRAAAPMLISAGTQSLLSAAGSAPTQNNIDSLVNSAANHEKSGNHSMAFNAYSDALSSHQSLNGKGSAPPELLNAVVTSATGSIATALENGDGVSAAGTLEKAVNLLDAEINQPATESATSAQQVKANLRDKVGTKLADLGFILYQQGDYQNAREYYQQALNIHTSFGDNNIGSNDTDIATISQFLGTASLELGDYDAAQKPLENSYNMALEKFGENHETTVTRRNKLARLNLEQGKFKEAEGLIRTNLEWERKTYGEDHIDTTTSLGNLVIALRGQGNLSEAMQHAQKAYDIQLGHHGEDHLATADSAMALGAVHFSQENYAAAKHLVDQAVATYEEHLGGEHPAVQHMKSNQAKLNEKLA; the protein is encoded by the coding sequence ATGCTCAACTACATAAAGAATAATCCAACCATTACCTCGGCGCTTGATACTTTGGGGCGAATAGCTTCTGAGGTAAAAAACACATTAAAAGATCTTATAAAGTCTGTCAGAGCTGCAGCGCCTATGCTCATTTCAGCTGGCACACAGTCTTTACTGTCTGCGGCCGGTTCAGCGCCTACCCAAAATAACATTGACAGTTTGGTGAATAGTGCCGCTAATCATGAAAAGAGTGGCAACCATAGTATGGCGTTTAATGCATACTCCGATGCTTTATCTTCGCATCAATCATTAAATGGTAAAGGGTCGGCACCACCAGAATTACTGAATGCTGTTGTAACATCCGCTACAGGGTCAATTGCTACGGCTTTAGAAAATGGCGATGGCGTATCCGCTGCAGGCACCTTGGAAAAGGCAGTCAATCTACTTGACGCTGAAATTAATCAGCCAGCGACAGAATCTGCTACATCGGCACAACAAGTAAAGGCCAATTTACGCGATAAAGTTGGCACTAAGTTAGCGGATTTAGGTTTTATATTATACCAACAAGGGGACTACCAAAATGCTAGGGAATACTACCAACAAGCTCTTAATATTCATACCAGCTTTGGAGACAACAATATAGGGAGTAATGATACTGATATCGCTACTATCAGCCAGTTTTTAGGTACGGCATCCCTTGAGTTAGGAGACTATGATGCTGCGCAAAAGCCTCTTGAAAACTCCTACAATATGGCATTGGAAAAATTTGGTGAAAATCATGAAACCACTGTGACTCGCCGTAACAAACTCGCACGCTTAAATTTAGAGCAAGGCAAATTTAAAGAAGCGGAGGGGTTGATTAGAACGAATCTTGAATGGGAACGAAAAACCTATGGTGAGGATCATATTGACACAACCACCTCTCTTGGCAACTTAGTCATCGCGCTCCGAGGACAGGGCAATTTAAGTGAGGCGATGCAGCATGCCCAAAAAGCGTATGATATTCAATTAGGACACCACGGAGAGGATCATCTTGCTACTGCAGACAGTGCTATGGCTCTGGGTGCTGTCCACTTTTCGCAAGAGAATTACGCCGCTGCCAAACACCTTGTTGATCAAGCGGTTGCTACCTATGAGGAGCATCTCGGTGGAGAGCATCCAGCGGTGCAACATATGAAGTCAAATCAGGCTAAATTGAATGAAAAACTAGCTTAG
- a CDS encoding tetratricopeptide repeat protein translates to MKRNLKGIIDSVNEGAPNLIDAGVSFFLSRENELRPETASYPTLVSPVVHNPVLVAYPISATGNSKPEAARASFINLAATVKRANTDMNRAREFEKKGEYCKSFRAYCKGVNALIEAITSHQKTNGKGLVTPQLLQALERSVESVVSSSVKLRETTGLEILADVGKLLENEYQADREFAPVAKQTKVRLFSYAGTMLLNERQYNIAKQLLSKSFQASKQNKDLNHATIATNLGLACFQLQEYENAKIAYRDALAAHIASGSDSEDISSAQQLLGIAYTELEQYGKAKKCLEYSYDMAVDQFGKIHNTTLACLDKLICLNIREKDFSKAEKRSEEYLDGVQTLYGNDHIKTAQAILTYGKVKFELGKNIDALALAEQALAINTKEGQDWHTADCRHTIASIYRADGKHDEAYLLFTESFNTLMFVNDKARAAEVLDSAVNMLESLGRMDAAKKLCSNVLEIREQVLGKDHSDTKKTREELHVLQELTNN, encoded by the coding sequence GTGAAGAGAAACCTTAAAGGTATTATTGATTCTGTCAACGAGGGCGCGCCAAATCTTATAGACGCAGGTGTATCTTTTTTCTTGTCGAGAGAGAACGAATTACGCCCTGAAACTGCATCATATCCCACACTTGTGTCGCCAGTAGTGCATAATCCTGTACTTGTGGCCTATCCAATTTCTGCTACAGGTAACTCCAAGCCTGAGGCTGCTAGGGCATCTTTTATTAATTTAGCTGCCACCGTTAAGCGAGCCAATACAGATATGAATCGGGCACGTGAGTTTGAGAAAAAAGGAGAATATTGCAAGTCATTTAGAGCCTATTGTAAAGGTGTTAATGCGTTAATTGAAGCTATTACAAGTCACCAGAAGACCAATGGCAAGGGTTTAGTTACGCCACAACTGTTACAAGCTTTAGAGCGCTCTGTCGAAAGTGTTGTGAGTAGTTCTGTGAAACTGAGAGAAACAACAGGACTTGAGATTCTTGCAGACGTAGGCAAGCTCCTTGAAAATGAGTATCAAGCTGATAGAGAGTTTGCGCCGGTAGCAAAACAGACTAAAGTAAGATTGTTTAGCTATGCAGGAACTATGTTATTAAATGAGAGACAATATAACATTGCCAAACAACTACTTTCCAAATCGTTCCAAGCTAGCAAACAAAATAAAGATTTAAATCATGCGACTATAGCCACTAATCTGGGGCTTGCCTGTTTTCAACTACAAGAATATGAAAATGCTAAAATTGCTTATCGCGACGCGTTAGCCGCTCACATAGCCTCAGGTAGCGATAGCGAAGACATAAGTTCTGCTCAGCAACTTTTGGGCATTGCATATACTGAATTAGAGCAATACGGTAAGGCGAAAAAATGCCTCGAATATTCTTATGATATGGCAGTTGACCAATTTGGCAAAATCCACAATACAACCTTGGCATGCCTCGATAAATTAATCTGTCTTAACATAAGAGAAAAAGATTTCAGTAAGGCAGAAAAACGTTCAGAGGAGTACTTAGATGGTGTGCAGACACTATATGGAAACGATCATATCAAGACCGCTCAAGCGATATTAACCTATGGCAAAGTAAAATTTGAGCTAGGTAAAAACATAGATGCGCTAGCACTGGCTGAACAGGCTTTGGCAATTAATACCAAGGAAGGACAAGATTGGCATACAGCTGATTGTCGCCATACTATCGCATCTATTTATCGTGCGGATGGAAAGCATGACGAAGCTTACCTGCTTTTTACAGAATCTTTTAATACGTTAATGTTTGTTAATGACAAAGCTCGGGCCGCTGAAGTGTTAGACAGTGCTGTAAATATGCTCGAAAGTTTGGGGAGGATGGATGCGGCAAAAAAACTTTGTTCTAACGTATTGGAAATTCGTGAACAAGTGCTAGGAAAAGACCACTCTGATACTAAAAAGACTCGTGAAGAACTGCATGTGTTGCAGGAATTAACTAATAATTAA
- a CDS encoding IspD/TarI family cytidylyltransferase, which produces MTKYTPKIWAVIPAAGVGSRMESDTPKQYMQLFGQYLIEITIKKILQLTCVDGIVVVLSAEDAYWQTSYFTSNAKVHRVEGGSERSDSVLNGLEYCRSIMSDQDYVHSWALVHDAARPCVTEQKMNELIARGLSFAETFSETTQNTDNLHLKKDNNLAAATCGTILASPVADTVKRVSSNEQIERTEDRSQLWLAHTPQFFPTEPLSQALHKCRRDNIAVTDEASAIEAVGGRVAVVKDRRDNIKITVPEDLYWAETILKMQGFK; this is translated from the coding sequence GTGACTAAATACACTCCTAAAATTTGGGCCGTCATTCCAGCTGCTGGTGTTGGCAGTAGGATGGAATCGGATACTCCCAAACAGTATATGCAGTTATTTGGGCAATATTTGATAGAAATTACTATCAAGAAAATCCTCCAGCTAACATGTGTTGACGGTATCGTTGTAGTTCTCAGCGCTGAGGATGCCTATTGGCAAACATCATATTTTACCTCTAACGCCAAAGTACACCGTGTTGAAGGCGGTAGCGAACGTAGTGATTCTGTGCTCAATGGTCTTGAATATTGCCGCAGTATTATGTCCGATCAAGATTACGTCCATTCTTGGGCCTTAGTACACGATGCAGCAAGGCCATGTGTTACTGAGCAGAAAATGAATGAACTGATAGCACGGGGCTTAAGCTTTGCTGAAACTTTTTCTGAAACGACACAAAATACTGACAACCTTCATCTTAAGAAGGATAACAATCTTGCTGCAGCTACTTGTGGAACAATATTAGCGTCTCCGGTTGCCGATACCGTCAAACGTGTTAGCAGCAACGAGCAAATTGAACGTACTGAAGATCGCAGCCAACTGTGGTTAGCACACACTCCGCAATTTTTCCCTACTGAGCCCCTAAGCCAAGCTTTACATAAATGCCGACGTGACAATATTGCAGTGACCGATGAAGCTTCAGCAATTGAAGCGGTCGGAGGCAGAGTTGCTGTGGTTAAAGATCGTCGCGATAATATCAAAATAACGGTACCAGAAGATCTTTACTGGGCAGAAACTATTTTAAAAATGCAGGGGTTCAAGTAA
- the ispF gene encoding 2-C-methyl-D-erythritol 2,4-cyclodiphosphate synthase — translation MRIGQGVDVHKFGSGDKIILGGVVIPFHSGLVAHSDGDVLLHALCDALLGAAALGDIGRHFPDNDPQYANADSGNLLRMVYAKVKSQGYRIANADMTIVAQAPKMAPYIDQMRERIAEHLETDMANINVKATTTERLGFNGRGEGITALATVLLC, via the coding sequence ATGCGCATAGGGCAGGGTGTTGACGTTCATAAATTTGGTAGCGGTGACAAGATTATTCTCGGTGGTGTGGTTATTCCGTTCCACTCAGGCTTGGTAGCACACTCTGATGGTGATGTTTTATTACACGCACTTTGCGATGCGCTGCTCGGTGCTGCTGCACTTGGGGATATCGGTCGTCATTTCCCAGATAATGATCCTCAATACGCTAATGCGGACAGCGGCAATTTACTGCGTATGGTTTACGCAAAGGTAAAATCGCAAGGTTATCGTATCGCTAATGCCGATATGACTATTGTTGCTCAAGCACCGAAAATGGCCCCTTATATCGATCAAATGCGTGAGCGAATTGCTGAGCATTTAGAAACCGACATGGCAAATATCAATGTTAAAGCGACTACTACAGAGCGTTTAGGGTTTAATGGTCGCGGCGAAGGCATTACCGCCTTGGCTACAGTGTTGCTCTGTTAG
- the truD gene encoding tRNA pseudouridine(13) synthase TruD, protein MTNNLPLDTEYAYGKPSARAKFRTELLDFIVVEQLGFELADEGEHLCLEIKKRGENTQWVADKLAKFLNVKSMDVGFCGMKDRHAETTQWFSVYLPREPEDTDWNRFKTLFELDVEILRKTRHTKKLRRGAHQGNAFKICLRDLLQQETLEERLRKISEHGVPNYFGEQRFGRGGNNLTMAHRWLVDGETIRNRSKRSMAMSAARSYLFNLVLSERVKQNNWFKNVDGDVVENGCATAPLWGRGRSKSTGAALALETEALAPFSTWCDQLEHVGLHQERRSLQLMPKDFCWDWQDSSLTLSFVLPPGQFATSVLREICLLDNQSH, encoded by the coding sequence ATGACCAATAATCTTCCCCTTGATACAGAATACGCCTACGGTAAACCCTCAGCTCGTGCTAAGTTTCGCACGGAATTATTAGATTTCATCGTGGTTGAGCAGCTTGGCTTTGAGCTTGCCGATGAAGGTGAGCATCTATGCCTTGAAATAAAAAAACGCGGCGAAAACACCCAGTGGGTGGCTGATAAATTAGCCAAGTTTTTAAATGTAAAAAGTATGGATGTGGGCTTTTGTGGCATGAAAGATCGACATGCTGAAACTACCCAATGGTTTAGTGTTTATCTCCCTAGAGAGCCTGAGGATACAGACTGGAATAGATTCAAAACATTATTTGAACTCGATGTAGAAATACTGAGAAAAACTCGCCACACAAAAAAATTACGCCGTGGTGCTCACCAGGGAAATGCATTTAAAATCTGTCTCAGAGACCTCCTACAACAAGAGACCTTAGAAGAACGTCTGAGAAAAATTTCAGAACACGGAGTACCCAATTATTTTGGTGAACAGCGTTTTGGCCGCGGCGGTAATAATCTTACTATGGCGCATAGATGGCTAGTTGACGGTGAAACTATCAGGAATAGAAGTAAACGCAGCATGGCAATGTCCGCTGCACGTTCCTATCTATTTAACTTGGTTTTAAGCGAACGCGTTAAGCAAAATAATTGGTTTAAGAATGTAGATGGTGATGTTGTAGAAAATGGTTGTGCCACAGCGCCACTTTGGGGGCGAGGACGAAGTAAAAGTACTGGCGCAGCTTTAGCGCTGGAAACGGAAGCTCTTGCACCTTTTTCTACATGGTGTGATCAACTTGAGCATGTAGGTTTACACCAGGAACGTCGCTCCTTGCAGTTAATGCCAAAAGACTTCTGTTGGGATTGGCAGGACAGTAGTCTTACTCTCTCATTTGTACTTCCCCCTGGGCAATTTGCCACTTCTGTTTTGCGCGAAATTTGTTTGCTAGATAATCAAAGCCATTAA